In Lachnospiraceae bacterium, one DNA window encodes the following:
- a CDS encoding DUF3798 domain-containing protein, with amino-acid sequence MKIKKMMALVTAAAMAFGLAGCGGGNTAATTAAPTEKAEGTTAAEAVTEATEAAKAEGSDNWKVAILTGTVSQGEEEFRAAEKALAAYGPEHIVTATYPDNFMSEMETTVSQIVSFASDPDVKAIVMCQAVPGAKAGFDKVREMGRDDILLIAGTPQEDPAVISAASDLVLYADEAAQGDTIMEKCADWGIDVFIHYSFPRHMAMELIVARHELLKKNADALGIEMVDVTAPDPTAEAGVSASQQFILEDVPQQLKKYEGKKVAFFTTNCGMQPSLQTACLDEPNAYYPQPCCPSPYHAFPATLGLELAIGGDDEDALKQIAAKLKEHDAVGRYSTWASPVAMTIIAVGVDYAKGYITGEITDRNDADKLVEMFNSKVEGAKINNYTNAEGETFDNYYTILLAPVDFNDYL; translated from the coding sequence ATGAAAATCAAAAAAATGATGGCTCTTGTTACAGCAGCAGCGATGGCATTTGGTCTTGCAGGATGTGGTGGTGGAAATACCGCAGCTACCACAGCAGCACCTACTGAAAAAGCGGAAGGAACTACAGCAGCAGAAGCTGTTACAGAAGCAACAGAGGCTGCGAAAGCAGAAGGCAGTGATAACTGGAAGGTTGCAATTTTAACAGGTACTGTTTCCCAGGGCGAGGAAGAGTTCCGTGCAGCAGAAAAAGCATTAGCTGCATATGGACCGGAGCACATTGTTACAGCCACTTATCCAGATAACTTTATGTCCGAGATGGAGACCACTGTATCACAGATCGTATCTTTTGCATCTGATCCTGATGTAAAAGCTATCGTTATGTGTCAGGCAGTGCCTGGTGCAAAGGCTGGTTTCGATAAGGTCCGTGAGATGGGAAGAGATGATATCCTTCTGATCGCAGGTACTCCACAGGAAGACCCGGCTGTTATTTCCGCAGCTTCAGATCTTGTTTTATATGCAGATGAAGCAGCACAGGGCGATACCATTATGGAAAAATGTGCAGACTGGGGCATTGATGTATTTATTCATTATTCCTTCCCACGTCATATGGCAATGGAGCTGATCGTAGCACGTCACGAACTTCTTAAGAAGAACGCAGATGCACTTGGCATTGAAATGGTAGATGTTACTGCTCCGGACCCGACAGCAGAGGCTGGAGTTTCTGCTTCCCAGCAGTTCATTCTGGAAGATGTTCCACAGCAGCTGAAAAAATATGAAGGCAAGAAAGTTGCTTTCTTCACAACTAACTGTGGTATGCAGCCGTCTTTACAGACCGCTTGCTTAGATGAGCCTAATGCTTATTATCCACAGCCATGCTGCCCAAGTCCATATCACGCATTTCCGGCTACGTTAGGACTGGAACTTGCAATTGGCGGTGATGACGAAGACGCATTAAAGCAGATTGCAGCTAAATTAAAGGAGCATGACGCAGTAGGACGTTACTCTACATGGGCATCCCCGGTTGCTATGACCATTATTGCAGTTGGTGTTGATTATGCAAAGGGATATATCACAGGCGAGATCACAGACCGCAATGATGCTGATAAGCTGGTTGAGATGTTTAACTCTAAAGTTGAAGGGGCAAAGATCAATAATTATACCAATGCAGAAGGTGAAACTTTTGATAATTACTATACCATTCTGCTTGCTCCAGTTGATTTTAATGATTACTTATAA
- a CDS encoding biotin transporter BioY — MHELKVARVQALTTREMAQIGLFTALIAAGAYIKVNIPVQPFPMHFTMQFLFVLLAGFLLGAKKGAICVGIYLAVGLSGIPVFAAGGGPAYLIRPTFGFLLGFVFAAWITGKLSSLRQGAGTAWDLFSAFWGMMAYYVSGMVYFYVISNFVIHMPVSWKLVVINCFLITVMEDFLLCVMAAFLAKRIRALAGDMFRK, encoded by the coding sequence ATGCATGAATTAAAAGTGGCCCGTGTCCAGGCGCTTACTACAAGGGAAATGGCTCAGATCGGCCTGTTCACTGCACTTATTGCAGCGGGGGCTTATATTAAGGTCAATATACCGGTTCAGCCGTTTCCCATGCATTTTACTATGCAGTTTTTATTTGTTCTTTTAGCTGGATTTTTACTTGGGGCGAAAAAAGGCGCTATTTGTGTAGGAATCTACCTGGCAGTAGGACTTTCCGGTATTCCGGTATTTGCAGCAGGCGGCGGTCCGGCATATTTGATCCGTCCAACCTTTGGTTTTTTGCTGGGGTTTGTATTTGCAGCATGGATCACAGGAAAATTATCCTCCCTTCGTCAGGGAGCAGGTACTGCCTGGGATCTGTTCAGTGCCTTCTGGGGAATGATGGCTTACTATGTTTCCGGAATGGTGTATTTTTACGTGATCAGTAATTTCGTGATCCATATGCCGGTTTCATGGAAACTGGTGGTGATCAACTGCTTTCTGATCACAGTTATGGAAGATTTTCTTCTCTGCGTTATGGCGGCATTTTTAGCAAAGAGGATCAGGGCACTGGCGGGAGATATGTTCCGTAAGTAG
- a CDS encoding conjugal transfer protein TraX: MADTGRNFGLSGAALKWIAMITMLIDHIGAVVMEYGLYYQGGAETFRRLLDSGNGQWLYTFQRLMRMVGRPSFLLYSFLLVEGFFHTRSRKRYTFQMLLFALISEIPFDLAASNRWFYLGYQNVFFEFLIGLTVLWGMEQAVIFGKTLLTVEAGKIFAVALGCMAAVFIQADYDYIGIIIIAAFYEFHASRAGRSLSAAVLGGLETLDLNFGIGALAAIPIWFYNGKRGNQRFKYLFYWFYPVHLMILVVVRSVTLGIVPR; this comes from the coding sequence TTGGCAGATACAGGAAGAAACTTTGGCTTAAGCGGTGCAGCACTTAAATGGATCGCGATGATCACCATGCTCATTGATCATATTGGGGCAGTGGTGATGGAATATGGTCTCTATTACCAGGGCGGGGCAGAGACTTTTCGCAGGCTTCTGGACAGTGGCAATGGACAGTGGCTGTATACCTTTCAGCGTCTGATGCGTATGGTTGGACGGCCATCCTTTTTGCTGTACAGCTTCCTTCTGGTAGAAGGATTTTTTCATACAAGAAGCAGAAAACGCTATACATTTCAGATGCTTTTATTTGCCCTGATATCAGAAATCCCTTTTGATCTGGCTGCAAGCAATCGCTGGTTTTATCTGGGTTATCAGAATGTTTTTTTTGAGTTTCTCATAGGGCTTACTGTTTTGTGGGGCATGGAACAGGCCGTGATTTTTGGAAAAACACTGCTGACAGTGGAGGCAGGAAAGATATTTGCGGTAGCCTTAGGCTGTATGGCAGCGGTATTTATACAGGCCGATTATGATTATATAGGGATCATTATCATTGCAGCCTTTTACGAATTTCACGCAAGCAGAGCAGGGCGCAGCCTGTCGGCAGCTGTACTGGGCGGGTTGGAGACACTGGATTTAAACTTTGGTATAGGGGCACTGGCAGCAATACCTATCTGGTTTTATAATGGAAAACGTGGAAATCAGAGGTTTAAATACCTGTTTTACTGGTTTTATCCAGTGCATCTAATGATACTGGTGGTGGTCAGAAGCGTTACTTTGGGTATAGTTCCCCGATAG
- the glf gene encoding UDP-galactopyranose mutase: MKKYDYILVGSGLYSGVFAWYAKQHGKSCLVVEKRDHIGGNVYCEETEGIHVHKYGAHIFHTSNKEVWQFVNSLAEFNRYTNSPVANYKGEMYNMPFNMNTFSKMWNISTPDQAKAIIEDQKKEVTGEPRNLEEQAISLVGREIYEKLVKGYTEKQWGRDCTELPAFIIKRLPVRYTYDNNYFNDLYQGIPIGGYNVIIHRLFEGCDIETGVDYLEKKDYYDSLGEKIVYTGTIDAYYKYQFGKLEYRSLRFESEILDEENYQGVAVVNYTDRETSYTRIIEHKHFEFGTQPKTVITREYPVTWQEGMEPYYPVNDEKNQALYQKYAKLAEKEENVIFGGRLGEYKYYDMDKVIASAMVRAKEIFGA; encoded by the coding sequence ATGAAAAAATACGATTATATACTAGTAGGAAGCGGCCTGTATTCTGGTGTTTTTGCCTGGTATGCAAAGCAGCATGGAAAGTCCTGTCTGGTAGTGGAAAAGAGAGATCATATTGGCGGAAATGTTTACTGTGAGGAGACAGAAGGCATCCACGTACATAAATACGGTGCCCACATTTTTCATACAAGTAATAAAGAAGTATGGCAGTTTGTAAATTCTCTGGCAGAGTTCAACCGTTATACTAACAGCCCGGTTGCCAATTACAAAGGTGAAATGTATAATATGCCGTTTAATATGAATACCTTTAGCAAGATGTGGAATATTTCCACACCGGATCAGGCAAAGGCGATCATTGAGGATCAGAAAAAAGAGGTTACGGGTGAGCCAAGGAATCTGGAAGAACAGGCGATCAGTCTGGTAGGACGCGAGATCTATGAAAAGCTGGTAAAGGGATATACGGAAAAGCAGTGGGGAAGAGACTGTACTGAGCTTCCGGCTTTTATCATTAAGAGACTGCCTGTGCGTTATACCTATGACAACAATTATTTTAATGACTTATATCAGGGAATCCCGATCGGTGGCTACAATGTGATCATCCACCGTCTCTTCGAGGGCTGTGATATTGAAACAGGTGTAGATTATCTGGAAAAGAAGGATTATTACGACAGTTTAGGGGAAAAGATCGTGTATACGGGAACCATTGATGCTTATTATAAGTATCAGTTCGGTAAACTGGAATACCGCAGTCTGCGTTTTGAGTCTGAGATCCTGGATGAGGAGAACTATCAGGGCGTTGCTGTCGTGAATTACACGGACCGTGAAACTTCATATACCCGTATCATCGAGCACAAACACTTTGAATTTGGCACCCAGCCAAAGACTGTTATTACCAGGGAATATCCGGTTACCTGGCAGGAAGGCATGGAACCATATTATCCGGTCAATGATGAAAAGAACCAGGCGTTGTACCAGAAATACGCCAAACTGGCTGAAAAAGAAGAAAATGTTATTTTCGGCGGTCGTTTAGGCGAGTATAAATATTATGACATGGACAAAGTGATTGCTTCTGCCATGGTGCGGGCAAAAGAAATCTTTGGGGCATAA
- a CDS encoding sugar ABC transporter ATP-binding protein, whose protein sequence is MNIEKEYVLEMKDITKHYGENTVLNGVSLSVKKGEIHALLGENGAGKSTLMNILFGMPVIHSTGGFEGKVLLDGEETHIYSPYDAMEKGIGMVHQEFMLLPGFTITENIKLNREITNPNPVSRLFGKNLESLDMKAMAFDARKALDAVGMNLDEKTLVHGMPVGYMQFIEIAREIDKTGVKLLVFDEPTAVLTESEAAQLISVMKKISESGIAIIFITHRLDEVMAASNSITILRDGKLAATRETAKTSIREIAELMVGRKGEAMVEAALRPVPGEKVAMSIHDLHVDMPGEQVNGLSVDIYEGEIFGIGGLAGQGKLGIPNGIMGLYDADGKVELFGQELNFKDTKSVLQAGVAMVSEDRKGVGLLLDRSIEDNIVFNAMQIKGEYLKKFGPFTQIDSKKIRETAQAYIKNLDIRCFGPTQHSGTLSGGNQQKVCIAKALCMSPKFLFVSEPTRGIDIGAKKLVLETLVRLNRELGMTVVIVSSELQELKSVSDRIAIVSEGKLVDILSPQASDADYGLAMSGIKPSEHTEKGGTEE, encoded by the coding sequence ATGAACATAGAAAAAGAGTATGTTCTTGAGATGAAAGACATTACCAAACATTATGGTGAAAATACCGTATTAAATGGCGTGTCTCTTTCCGTGAAAAAAGGTGAGATCCATGCACTTTTAGGAGAAAACGGAGCCGGTAAATCCACTTTGATGAATATACTGTTTGGTATGCCAGTCATCCACAGCACAGGGGGCTTTGAAGGAAAAGTCCTTTTAGATGGAGAAGAAACACATATCTATTCTCCTTATGATGCTATGGAAAAGGGAATTGGTATGGTACATCAGGAATTTATGCTCCTTCCAGGATTTACAATTACTGAAAACATCAAATTAAACCGTGAGATCACAAATCCTAATCCGGTGAGCCGCCTTTTTGGAAAGAACCTGGAAAGCCTGGATATGAAGGCAATGGCTTTTGACGCAAGAAAAGCGCTGGATGCTGTAGGAATGAATCTTGATGAAAAAACCCTGGTTCATGGAATGCCCGTTGGCTATATGCAATTTATTGAGATCGCCCGTGAAATCGATAAAACAGGGGTAAAGCTTCTGGTATTTGATGAGCCTACTGCTGTTCTTACGGAAAGTGAGGCAGCCCAGCTTATTTCCGTTATGAAGAAGATCTCTGAAAGCGGTATCGCTATTATCTTTATCACACATCGTCTGGATGAAGTAATGGCAGCTTCCAACAGTATTACGATCCTGCGTGACGGAAAGTTAGCGGCCACCAGAGAGACTGCAAAGACCAGCATCCGCGAGATCGCGGAGCTCATGGTAGGTCGAAAAGGGGAAGCTATGGTAGAAGCAGCCCTAAGACCTGTTCCAGGTGAAAAGGTGGCTATGAGCATCCATGATCTCCATGTAGATATGCCAGGTGAGCAGGTAAATGGCTTATCTGTGGATATTTACGAGGGAGAGATCTTTGGTATCGGCGGTCTGGCAGGCCAGGGAAAACTGGGTATCCCAAATGGTATTATGGGCCTTTATGATGCAGATGGAAAAGTAGAACTGTTTGGACAGGAATTAAACTTTAAAGATACCAAGTCTGTTTTACAGGCGGGCGTTGCCATGGTTTCAGAAGACCGTAAAGGCGTGGGGCTTTTATTAGACCGTTCCATTGAAGATAACATCGTGTTTAATGCTATGCAGATCAAAGGGGAGTATTTGAAGAAATTTGGCCCATTTACCCAGATCGACAGCAAAAAGATCCGGGAAACAGCCCAGGCGTACATAAAAAATCTGGATATCCGCTGTTTTGGACCAACCCAGCATTCAGGTACATTATCCGGCGGCAACCAGCAGAAGGTTTGTATTGCAAAGGCGCTGTGCATGTCCCCTAAATTCCTTTTTGTTTCTGAACCTACCCGTGGTATTGACATTGGTGCAAAAAAGCTGGTGTTAGAGACGCTGGTACGCTTAAACAGAGAGCTGGGAATGACCGTTGTCATAGTTTCCTCAGAACTTCAGGAGCTTAAGAGTGTTTCTGACCGTATTGCCATTGTTTCTGAAGGCAAATTGGTAGATATCTTGTCTCCTCAGGCATCAGATGCAGATTATGGTCTGGCTATGTCCGGCATTAAACCGTCCGAACATACAGAGAAAGGGGGAACAGAAGAATGA
- a CDS encoding ABC transporter permease, which yields MTKNKIQRLLAILCAAAAAFCMVLGFINMPKQNGTAGQEILRTMRIQTLLNATGDSVVESYVAIAKQEAQAAAKASGGGMAAIREAVEKAETETREKYENGAQNDLSGIDTTGLLTAVDVYTEAVKAYAEAQAQARAAYEEAHYAEAEAALEKKHEEMLAAGEEIPEDEEVVVDMSGFEATPEMLEKQEEAKAMYANVGAELKKIYPVLTDEALETLEETVEGILYQSGDSFSSQYDRYVKQSNIKETNAGRLIRHGDDLVYLGFALLVLTVLLLFNSWLIDKLGIPRVIIGVFFILLCFMTLWYDLSLSTLLSNTIVRMGMNAIMVLAMVPGIQCGISLNLGLPIGLVAGLIGGLLTIELGIPGWGGFLFAIVSGSALAAVCGYLYALMLNRLKGSEMSVTTYVGFSIVSLMCIAWLVLPFKSLKLRWPLGTGLRNTIGLDGTNFRHILNDFLAFQIGDFTIPTGLLLFMLFSCFVVWMFSRSCTGQAMQAVGNNPRFAESVGINVDKMRIIGTVFSTVLGAVGILVYSQSYGFMQLYTAPRQMGFIAASAILIGGASTSRCKISHVLIGTFLFQGVLTLGMPVANVLVPGSTISETLRILISNGIILYALTKSGGESRA from the coding sequence ATGACGAAAAATAAGATCCAGAGACTCCTTGCCATTCTTTGCGCAGCAGCAGCAGCCTTCTGTATGGTATTAGGATTTATAAATATGCCCAAACAGAACGGAACGGCAGGTCAGGAGATCCTTCGCACTATGCGTATCCAGACACTGCTTAATGCTACCGGTGATAGTGTGGTAGAAAGCTATGTGGCTATTGCAAAGCAGGAGGCCCAGGCAGCAGCCAAGGCATCCGGGGGCGGCATGGCGGCTATCCGTGAAGCAGTAGAAAAAGCAGAAACAGAAACAAGGGAAAAATATGAAAATGGTGCCCAGAATGATCTGTCCGGTATTGATACAACAGGTCTTTTGACAGCCGTTGACGTATATACAGAGGCTGTAAAGGCTTATGCGGAAGCCCAGGCCCAGGCCCGTGCTGCTTATGAAGAGGCACATTATGCAGAAGCAGAGGCAGCTTTAGAGAAGAAACATGAAGAAATGCTGGCAGCAGGAGAGGAAATTCCGGAAGATGAAGAAGTAGTGGTAGATATGTCCGGTTTTGAGGCAACTCCTGAAATGCTTGAGAAACAGGAAGAAGCAAAGGCTATGTATGCAAATGTAGGAGCTGAGCTGAAAAAAATCTATCCGGTGCTGACAGATGAAGCCTTAGAAACACTGGAAGAGACTGTAGAAGGCATTCTTTATCAGTCTGGTGACAGTTTTTCTTCCCAGTATGACCGTTATGTTAAACAGAGCAATATCAAAGAGACAAATGCAGGACGGCTCATCCGCCATGGAGATGACCTGGTTTATTTAGGCTTTGCGCTTCTGGTACTGACTGTGCTGTTATTATTTAACAGCTGGCTTATTGATAAACTGGGTATTCCAAGAGTGATCATTGGAGTGTTCTTTATTTTGCTTTGCTTTATGACCTTATGGTATGATTTATCTCTTTCCACGCTTCTTAGCAATACCATCGTGCGAATGGGTATGAATGCTATCATGGTACTGGCAATGGTTCCTGGTATCCAGTGCGGTATCAGCCTGAACCTGGGTCTTCCTATTGGTCTGGTTGCAGGCCTGATCGGTGGCTTGCTTACCATTGAACTTGGAATTCCAGGATGGGGAGGTTTCCTTTTTGCCATTGTTTCAGGCTCAGCACTGGCAGCTGTGTGCGGTTATCTGTATGCACTTATGCTAAACCGCTTAAAGGGCTCTGAAATGTCTGTTACCACTTACGTTGGTTTTTCTATTGTATCTTTAATGTGTATAGCATGGCTGGTGCTTCCGTTTAAGTCATTAAAGCTTCGCTGGCCATTAGGAACCGGCCTTAGAAATACCATTGGTCTGGACGGGACTAATTTTCGCCATATCTTAAATGATTTTCTGGCATTCCAGATCGGTGATTTTACCATTCCAACAGGACTGCTTTTGTTTATGTTATTTAGCTGCTTTGTTGTATGGATGTTTTCACGAAGCTGTACCGGTCAGGCTATGCAGGCAGTAGGAAACAACCCGCGCTTTGCAGAATCTGTAGGTATCAATGTTGATAAAATGCGTATTATAGGTACTGTATTTTCAACAGTATTAGGTGCAGTGGGAATTCTGGTATATTCCCAGAGTTACGGTTTTATGCAGCTGTACACAGCACCCCGCCAGATGGGTTTTATTGCAGCATCAGCTATCCTTATTGGCGGCGCTTCCACAAGCAGGTGCAAGATCAGCCATGTTCTTATTGGTACGTTTCTGTTTCAGGGCGTTTTAACATTGGGAATGCCGGTTGCAAACGTATTAGTACCTGGTTCTACTATTTCTGAAACATTGCGTATCCTGATCTCCAACGGGATCATTCTGTACGCACTTACAAAGTCAGGAGGTGAGTCTCGTGCGTAG
- the leuA gene encoding 2-isopropylmalate synthase → MLNYARYKSVPVVHFPERTWPDKEIEKAPVWCSVDLRDGNQALVEPMVVEEKVEMFNLLVKLGFKEIEVGFPAASQIEYDFLRTLVDRKLIPDDVEVQVLVQCREHLIKRTFEALKGIKKAVVHIYNSTSTLQRDVVFHKDMDEIKDIAIVGTKMVQRYAAECDTQIRLEYSPESFTGTELDFALDICTAVQETWGATKENPIIINLPSTVEMNTPNVYADQIEWMHTHFKNRESIILSVHPHNDRGEGVAATELALLAGADRVEGTLFGNGERTGNVDILTVAYNMFSQGINPELNIENVREIAEVYERCTKMQIPPRHPYAGKLVFTAFSGSHQDAINKGMQALHERNSQYWEVPYLPIDPSDIGREYEPIVRINSQSGKGGVAFVMDTFYGFKLPKGMHKEFADVIQAISEKQGEVAPEQIMEEFKKDYLDRKEPMHFRKCRITDTETADGEFATLVKLTYTDHGIEKHFDGIGNGPIDAVQRGLEEALGIQIKVLDYTEHALASGSGAQAASYIHLVDQTTGKATYGVGISSNITRASIRGIFSAVNRLFY, encoded by the coding sequence ATGTTAAATTATGCGAGATATAAAAGCGTACCTGTAGTCCATTTCCCAGAGCGTACCTGGCCGGATAAAGAGATTGAAAAGGCTCCTGTATGGTGCAGCGTTGACCTGCGTGATGGAAACCAGGCACTGGTAGAACCAATGGTAGTAGAAGAAAAGGTAGAAATGTTCAACCTTTTAGTAAAGCTGGGCTTTAAGGAGATAGAGGTTGGCTTCCCTGCAGCATCCCAGATTGAATACGATTTTCTTCGCACCCTGGTTGACCGCAAGCTGATCCCGGATGATGTAGAAGTTCAGGTATTAGTACAGTGCCGTGAGCATCTGATCAAGAGGACTTTTGAGGCATTAAAGGGTATTAAAAAGGCTGTCGTACATATTTACAATTCCACATCTACTCTTCAGAGAGATGTTGTTTTCCACAAAGATATGGACGAGATCAAAGATATCGCTATTGTAGGTACCAAGATGGTACAGAGATATGCAGCAGAATGTGATACGCAGATCCGTCTTGAGTATTCTCCGGAGAGTTTTACCGGCACAGAGCTGGATTTTGCCCTTGATATCTGTACTGCTGTTCAGGAGACCTGGGGAGCTACCAAGGAGAACCCGATCATCATCAACCTTCCATCTACTGTTGAGATGAATACTCCAAATGTATATGCAGACCAGATCGAATGGATGCACACACACTTTAAGAACAGGGAAAGCATTATCTTAAGCGTACATCCGCACAATGACAGAGGAGAAGGCGTTGCAGCTACCGAATTAGCACTTCTTGCAGGTGCTGACCGTGTAGAGGGAACTCTGTTTGGAAATGGCGAGCGTACTGGTAATGTAGATATACTGACCGTTGCTTACAACATGTTCTCCCAGGGTATCAACCCGGAATTAAATATTGAAAATGTGCGTGAGATCGCAGAGGTTTATGAACGCTGTACTAAAATGCAGATCCCGCCAAGACATCCATATGCAGGCAAGCTGGTATTTACCGCATTCTCCGGTTCCCATCAGGATGCCATCAACAAAGGTATGCAGGCTCTCCACGAAAGAAACAGCCAGTACTGGGAAGTTCCGTATCTGCCTATCGATCCAAGCGATATCGGAAGAGAGTACGAGCCGATCGTCCGTATCAATAGCCAGTCCGGAAAGGGCGGCGTAGCCTTTGTTATGGATACTTTCTACGGCTTCAAGCTTCCGAAGGGCATGCACAAGGAGTTTGCCGATGTGATCCAGGCTATTTCCGAGAAGCAGGGTGAGGTTGCTCCGGAGCAGATCATGGAGGAGTTCAAGAAGGATTATCTGGACCGCAAAGAACCAATGCATTTCCGCAAGTGCCGCATTACCGATACAGAGACTGCAGATGGCGAGTTTGCAACACTTGTTAAGCTTACTTATACTGACCATGGCATTGAGAAGCATTTCGATGGCATTGGAAATGGACCGATCGATGCTGTCCAGAGAGGCTTAGAAGAGGCACTGGGCATCCAGATCAAGGTATTAGACTACACCGAACATGCACTTGCATCTGGTTCTGGCGCACAGGCTGCTTCCTATATCCACTTAGTAGACCAGACCACCGGAAAAGCAACCTACGGCGTAGGCATCAGTTCCAATATTACCAGAGCATCTATCCGTGGTATTTTCAGTGCAGTAAACAGACTGTTCTATTAA
- a CDS encoding Cof-type HAD-IIB family hydrolase: MKKYKIIFSDIDGTLLNDENQVPKETVEELQSLDKRGIPFVLVSARMPEGMRPIREELGIHAPMVCYSGGLVLGADNEEIYSCLMDLDLACEIKKLVEKEFPQVVCGTYGGEHWVVDDGSDPWVLREQEITHLVPETGDIREIFGKNGGIHKFLFMGEQKSVIQTEKRLKELYPELSIARSKPVYLEVMNGNVCKSAGVKIVCGKYNISLEQAMSFGDGQNDLDMLNAVGAGFAMANAPEEVKLAAPFVTPADNQHQGLLAVLRKYFATNIY; this comes from the coding sequence GTGAAGAAATATAAAATAATCTTTAGTGATATTGATGGAACTCTTTTAAATGATGAAAACCAGGTTCCGAAAGAAACTGTAGAAGAACTGCAAAGTCTGGACAAAAGAGGAATTCCTTTTGTACTGGTATCAGCCCGTATGCCGGAAGGAATGCGTCCGATCCGGGAAGAACTGGGCATTCATGCACCTATGGTGTGCTACAGTGGCGGACTGGTATTGGGAGCGGATAATGAGGAAATCTATAGCTGTCTGATGGATCTTGATCTGGCCTGTGAGATCAAAAAACTGGTTGAAAAAGAATTTCCCCAGGTCGTCTGCGGCACATACGGCGGGGAACACTGGGTAGTAGATGATGGGTCTGATCCTTGGGTACTCCGGGAACAGGAGATTACCCATCTGGTACCTGAAACAGGCGATATAAGGGAAATATTTGGGAAAAACGGAGGTATCCATAAGTTTCTTTTTATGGGAGAACAGAAGTCAGTCATCCAGACAGAAAAGCGGTTGAAAGAGCTTTATCCAGAACTTTCTATAGCAAGATCTAAACCGGTCTATCTGGAAGTGATGAACGGAAACGTGTGCAAATCAGCCGGGGTGAAGATCGTATGTGGGAAATACAACATATCATTAGAACAGGCAATGTCTTTTGGGGACGGACAAAATGATCTGGATATGTTAAATGCAGTAGGGGCAGGTTTTGCCATGGCAAACGCACCGGAAGAGGTGAAGCTGGCGGCGCCGTTTGTGACTCCTGCAGATAACCAGCATCAGGGCCTGCTGGCTGTATTGAGGAAATATTTTGCCACTAACATCTATTGA